The sequence below is a genomic window from Streptomyces sp. B21-105.
CGCAGGTACGGGACGCACACGGTGAGGGGGACGCATGGCGAAAAGGGACGCACCGCCCCGCTGGGACCGCAAGATGCAGCAGCGGCTCGCACGCGGTGAGGCGGCCGCCCTCGGCGAGCTCTACGACCGGTTCGCTTCGCTCGTGCACGGTCTTGCCCACCGCGTGCTCGGAAACGAGCAAGCCGCGGACGTCGTCACCCGCGAGGTCTTCGCCCACGTCTGGGAACACCCGGACGACTACGAGCCCGGGCAGGGCCCGCTGCGCACCTGGGTCGCCGCGGTGACCCACCGTCTCGCCGTGCAGCGCCTGCGCGCCACCGAGACCGCCGCGCTGGCCGAGACCGGCCACGGCTGCGCCGAGGCGACCGAGGAACTCGAGCGCAGGGTGCGGCACGCGTCCGTCGCCGCCCGCGCCGACTACATCGTCCAGGCCATGCCGGCCCCGCTGCGCGCCGCCCTGGAACTGGCCTATTTCCAGCGCCGCGACTACCGCCAGACCGCGGCCGACCTCGGCGTCACCGAGGACGAGGCCCGACGAC
It includes:
- a CDS encoding RNA polymerase sigma factor; translated protein: MAKRDAPPRWDRKMQQRLARGEAAALGELYDRFASLVHGLAHRVLGNEQAADVVTREVFAHVWEHPDDYEPGQGPLRTWVAAVTHRLAVQRLRATETAALAETGHGCAEATEELERRVRHASVAARADYIVQAMPAPLRAALELAYFQRRDYRQTAADLGVTEDEARRRLRLGLQLLSTAHDTAAPGAPPGYGGAA